Proteins encoded within one genomic window of Candidatus Poribacteria bacterium:
- a CDS encoding PD40 domain-containing protein has protein sequence MRVKCVIGVLMLFVTVSSAASAQDEMGKLVFAIRKPLENRNGFRASTRTLEKGRGTTKWWEFYQYNICTMNPNGTDFRQLTDDGVSRRPRWSPNRGHIAYISGVDGAESLYVMRGDGTENERLVKRQHHIHDFWWSPLSRAILVVVEIDRAKDRLENWDVAIDGESTKRWRTRRWAEGWLHWDAKGEKVKEPKNKLLEALPEGINWPKWSPDRKWIAFRTDGVLALAEPDVVGMTGSWFLQKDEPPCQRIEEWSPDGKQILFYTSGEICIATVEKGRFKNYLNLSLYKGRDATWSPNGSQVAFIGGDTSGRRTSEIFTLDVKTGKMRQLTSTNYDYFDLHWR, from the coding sequence ATGCGTGTAAAATGTGTAATTGGTGTGTTGATGTTGTTTGTCACAGTAAGTAGTGCTGCGTCAGCACAGGACGAGATGGGAAAATTGGTCTTTGCTATCCGCAAACCGTTGGAAAATCGGAATGGTTTCCGAGCCTCAACCCGAACGCTGGAAAAAGGGCGAGGCACGACCAAATGGTGGGAGTTCTATCAGTATAACATCTGCACGATGAATCCGAACGGAACAGATTTTCGCCAACTCACAGATGATGGGGTTTCCCGCAGACCTCGATGGTCACCAAACAGGGGGCATATCGCTTACATATCCGGGGTTGATGGAGCGGAATCGCTTTATGTGATGCGGGGAGATGGCACTGAGAACGAGAGGCTCGTCAAGAGACAGCATCACATTCATGACTTCTGGTGGTCTCCGCTAAGTCGCGCAATCCTCGTTGTGGTTGAGATTGACCGTGCAAAGGACCGGCTCGAAAACTGGGACGTAGCGATTGACGGCGAATCAACAAAGCGGTGGAGAACCCGCCGGTGGGCGGAGGGTTGGCTGCACTGGGACGCCAAAGGCGAAAAGGTCAAAGAACCGAAAAACAAATTACTTGAGGCATTGCCGGAAGGAATCAACTGGCCCAAGTGGTCGCCAGATCGCAAATGGATCGCGTTCAGGACGGATGGGGTCCTCGCGTTGGCAGAACCCGATGTTGTTGGTATGACCGGATCATGGTTTCTTCAAAAAGACGAGCCCCCTTGCCAAAGGATAGAGGAGTGGTCCCCGGATGGCAAGCAGATCCTATTTTATACATCGGGCGAAATTTGCATCGCCACTGTAGAGAAAGGACGGTTCAAGAACTATCTGAATTTAAGCCTTTACAAGGGACGGGATGCGACGTGGAGTCCAAACGGGAGTCAGGTTGCATTCATTGGAGGCGATACGAGCGGACGCCGAACCAGTGAAATCTTCACCTTAGATGTTAAAACGGGCAAGATGCGGCAGCTTACCTCAACCAATTACGATTATTTCGATCTCCATTGGCGATAA
- a CDS encoding flippase-like domain-containing protein, whose amino-acid sequence MTKPNHMPEQKQPRTSLLNLDRLVKPLLILVIVGVIGNLVFCLWTTDRQKLAELLRLDGRYLLLAMLLTLVPLLGHTVRTIMWTRFLGYRVGVHKLFKIVLANELAASITPTAVGGGPLKIAMLAQAGLRTGAAACVTTLPTLEDLLFFIVAVPVAMTISSSWNHPVFNLISEGINLHWVLPCLIVGLVGGGGLALFCRKSGLRIQRWEGLQGQLKAAGADFLNVCRTIGGTGKSRLLLSTTIAGIQWICRNAVAAMLVASLGVEVEFIRFLLLQWLIFILTLFIPTPGATGGSEALFYLIFKPLLPNEILAVTIGGWRFLTFYWVMIISAILLYILLNFGISETEQA is encoded by the coding sequence TTGACTAAACCCAATCATATGCCAGAACAGAAGCAGCCTAGAACATCTCTCCTAAATCTTGACAGGCTTGTCAAACCTCTGCTTATTCTCGTCATCGTGGGTGTCATCGGTAATCTGGTTTTCTGCCTCTGGACGACAGACCGTCAGAAACTCGCCGAACTCCTCCGTTTAGATGGACGTTACCTCTTATTAGCGATGTTATTAACACTAGTTCCTCTGTTAGGGCACACCGTTCGCACCATCATGTGGACAAGATTCCTCGGCTACCGTGTTGGTGTACACAAGCTCTTCAAAATCGTTCTCGCCAATGAGCTGGCTGCATCCATCACGCCGACAGCCGTTGGTGGTGGACCCTTGAAGATTGCGATGCTCGCTCAAGCCGGGCTTAGGACCGGCGCAGCAGCATGTGTAACGACGTTGCCAACGCTGGAAGATCTCCTCTTTTTTATCGTAGCGGTGCCAGTCGCGATGACTATTTCATCATCATGGAATCACCCTGTATTCAATCTGATTTCAGAGGGAATTAATCTACATTGGGTGTTACCTTGCCTAATTGTTGGTTTAGTTGGGGGAGGTGGGCTGGCATTGTTTTGTCGAAAGTCAGGACTGAGGATACAGAGGTGGGAGGGACTTCAAGGGCAGTTGAAGGCAGCTGGAGCAGATTTTTTGAACGTCTGTCGAACGATTGGAGGAACAGGTAAATCTCGTCTCCTGCTAAGCACCACCATTGCGGGCATACAGTGGATATGCCGGAATGCTGTCGCTGCGATGCTTGTCGCCAGCTTAGGGGTAGAAGTTGAATTCATCCGCTTTCTGCTGTTACAGTGGCTCATTTTCATCCTTACACTGTTCATACCGACGCCCGGTGCCACAGGCGGGAGTGAAGCACTGTTCTATCTGATCTTCAAACCGCTGCTACCGAATGAAATTCTCGCTGTTACCATTGGCGGATGGCGATTCTTGACATTCTACTGGGTTATGATTATTTCTGCCATTCTGCTGTACATCTTGCTGAACTTTGGAATATCTGAAACCGAGCAGGCTTAA
- a CDS encoding phytanoyl-CoA dioxygenase family protein, translated as MSTNKSEDTTTMDAYVQEGERKAYEIGNRGPLRFNSNGTLHKDIADAYWRCGFYVFEGALSAEELKDLQKDFETVLDRAPHTKDAEVDSEGRPAIGSELTRSSFNFAKPLSDPVGGTSRNNGRHPAKMNEPTPPEDAPDFVITSISSPLQLMDSFLRLYGHPQLLSVAEHINGPDFTPFTESIIVKPPGLGASVAWHQDGTKQWDKPDWDQGTHGFNFMAQLYGSTAANGVWVLPGSHKQGKLDIKKMIEDNNGSDRLPGAVPMVCNPGDVVMSNRQALHASFPNTSPDWRVTVNFGFHRYSSVIDLETTYGEDTVVYDAERIFERSRLIAVGVAARQQRFPDEPRYVYQPMVGMEAANRWNESTKENVVKDYNLRDLGI; from the coding sequence ATGAGCACAAATAAATCAGAAGATACAACGACAATGGACGCTTACGTTCAAGAGGGAGAACGGAAGGCTTATGAGATTGGCAATCGGGGGCCACTCCGATTTAACTCCAACGGCACGCTGCACAAGGACATCGCAGATGCCTACTGGCGTTGTGGGTTCTATGTGTTTGAAGGAGCATTAAGCGCAGAAGAACTCAAAGATCTACAGAAGGATTTTGAAACCGTGCTCGACCGAGCACCACATACGAAGGATGCAGAGGTTGATTCAGAGGGGAGGCCCGCGATTGGATCCGAGCTTACGAGATCCAGCTTCAATTTTGCAAAGCCGTTGAGCGATCCCGTGGGTGGAACATCAAGAAACAATGGTCGTCATCCAGCCAAAATGAACGAACCCACTCCACCGGAAGATGCTCCGGACTTTGTGATTACGTCTATCTCAAGCCCGCTTCAACTGATGGACTCTTTCCTAAGACTCTATGGTCATCCACAGCTTCTGTCTGTTGCAGAACACATTAACGGGCCGGATTTCACCCCCTTCACCGAATCCATAATTGTGAAGCCGCCGGGGTTGGGCGCATCTGTCGCATGGCATCAGGACGGAACCAAACAGTGGGATAAGCCGGATTGGGATCAAGGCACCCACGGGTTCAATTTCATGGCGCAGCTATATGGTAGCACGGCAGCCAACGGGGTTTGGGTATTGCCCGGATCACACAAACAGGGCAAACTGGACATCAAAAAGATGATCGAGGATAACAACGGTTCTGACCGTCTGCCCGGAGCAGTGCCGATGGTATGCAATCCCGGCGACGTTGTCATGTCCAACCGTCAAGCCTTGCACGCATCTTTCCCAAACACTTCGCCGGACTGGCGGGTGACAGTCAACTTTGGGTTCCACCGCTACTCCTCCGTTATTGACCTTGAAACGACATACGGCGAGGATACGGTAGTCTACGATGCAGAACGCATTTTTGAGAGATCTCGCTTGATTGCTGTAGGCGTCGCCGCCCGTCAGCAGCGTTTCCCCGATGAACCGCGCTACGTTTACCAACCTATGGTTGGAATGGAAGCCGCCAATCGGTGGAACGAATCGACAAAAGAAAATGTCGTGAAGGACTATAATCTGAGGGATCTCGGCATTTGA
- a CDS encoding NAD(P)-binding protein, which produces MAATQFDTWKAITEPDEFIKAALEEANIPALMVSLVHLTGDMNIIRGDIRPHPRVLGDPYVGITEAQRATVRAQALEVLKTYRDDGCKLPQAPSMDQVREMMAFLVGESLPDDYGQFLMGELSLDSRDPYAPPGMEDIPLEKRRAFHVIIVGAGMSGILAAHRLKEAGISFTVIEKNASIGGTWFENTYPGCRVDTPNHIYSYSFKPRDWPKYYSPQNVLLNYFNQCADEFGIRPHIRFNMSVESAEFDEKTYSWKVRVKSANGANQTLEAQAVISAVGQLNRPRLPDIEGREAFRNMGMT; this is translated from the coding sequence ATGGCTGCGACTCAGTTCGATACTTGGAAGGCAATTACCGAACCCGACGAGTTCATTAAAGCTGCCCTAGAGGAAGCCAATATACCTGCGCTGATGGTGTCGCTTGTGCACCTGACTGGTGACATGAACATCATACGTGGGGATATTCGGCCTCACCCTCGCGTTCTCGGTGATCCCTATGTCGGCATCACCGAAGCGCAGCGAGCGACGGTGCGTGCGCAAGCCCTTGAAGTTCTTAAGACCTATCGGGACGATGGTTGCAAGCTGCCTCAAGCACCGTCCATGGATCAAGTTCGCGAAATGATGGCCTTCCTCGTCGGAGAGTCTCTGCCCGACGATTATGGACAATTTCTGATGGGCGAGTTGTCCTTGGACAGCAGAGATCCTTATGCCCCGCCGGGGATGGAAGATATCCCGCTAGAGAAAAGGCGTGCATTTCACGTTATCATTGTTGGCGCAGGTATGTCCGGTATCCTCGCTGCACACCGCCTCAAGGAAGCGGGGATTTCATTTACAGTTATTGAAAAAAATGCGTCAATTGGAGGGACTTGGTTCGAGAATACCTATCCGGGGTGCCGCGTTGATACCCCCAATCACATCTACTCCTACTCATTTAAGCCTAGGGATTGGCCAAAGTATTATTCTCCGCAGAACGTGCTTCTGAATTATTTTAACCAGTGTGCCGATGAGTTTGGAATTCGCCCACATATACGTTTCAACATGTCGGTTGAATCGGCAGAATTTGATGAGAAAACTTACAGTTGGAAAGTACGGGTCAAAAGTGCCAACGGTGCGAACCAAACCCTAGAAGCCCAAGCAGTCATAAGTGCTGTGGGGCAACTCAATCGTCCGAGA